The genomic interval AATCTCTtactaaaaaattgttttatttgaaagaaGCAGTTAtatacacattttttaatttataacaaaatataggTGAAACATTTTACCCTACCTTCATGTCAACGTCATATCCTCTTCAACCTAATTTCTATTAATCAATGACCATTCATGACATCAAATATATTTGGGATAGAATTGTCGGATAGtccaatattaattgattttttttaatgaataataatattttgataatattgtttttataatattttaatattatttatgtattataattagttcatgatatttatgattattattattgattgtaaaataattttgaatctagataatgttaaaatattgttaaaaattgttatcaaagtattattattctttttcaatACTCAATCTAAAAAGTGTGatgtaatttgttattttttataaaattaactatgtTAACTTAATAtcgtaaattaatttataatttcttttaattttttctttaaaaaatttgttactcTGTTAAATGATAATCAAGTCAGGTAAGAGAAATAATATGACATGACAATGAAAGTGTTACATGTTATTGTTAGAAAAAATGTCAGTTGAAAAATCttaatttgatcattttatttgtattttgtcttattttaattttaattttcttttaaattatagcaatttcatttctctcaaattaagactaatttttttataagatatataatgatatttattttaaattaatatttttattaaatatttttaacaatattaaatttatagtttacatttaactttatttacattttgtttcattatttatatattaaaaaataaattatggatTAATTTTTTAGTGCTAATTGAATTATGGATTATTATCTTGTTATAATATCTTACTTCCATGtctttatatgttaaaaaatatagacttttataattattgtaaattaatattaaattaacaaaaaatatttattattttacagttaccataatattgttttatataaattacaaaacttCGAAATTTTAATAAGTGAAGACTATAAAATAAGATGATAAGATGACAATTATGTCATccaattagtaaaaaaattaattgactTAGTaggatattaaaaataattaataaaaattaaaataaaaatacataaaattttcaaaattttaaaacttaaaatataattaagtcaaatttaatgattaaaatcataaaataaatgtaagagatttgaatataaagaaatttcattccaataactttttttatataaaaaatttgactCCTTCAATTTTGTGTTTGTATAATATACTATTGGCCGAATCtgatactatttttaatttatttaaataaaatgtggTTGgtgtgaaaaaattataaaaaaaatcaagattgatcaattgtttttctttttcaaaagtaTATATTGATAGCCATAACAAAATTGTGATTGACAATAATTGCTAACTGCCTTATTAATTAAAAGACAGAATGTTAATGGATGACACTTTCGGAGAAGAGAGTGAACAtgtaattgaaaaagaaatttcatggaaaaacataaaaacatgaCAATTATTTTGTGTGACCATCAATGTCGTAAGACTGTtagcagatatttttataaaaaaaggagaaatgaataatattgatattttttgtgAAGCACAAGCTTACTAACAAGACTCTCAATATTTGTGCCAATCATTTTAGGGTGTGATTTTTTTACCTCTTATCTTTTGcatctgttttttgttttatttatattttcgaTTTTGAGGTTTAATTTTGGTTGTGTTCTCGATTGTTGTATTTTGCCTACGATGTATGTGTAAGGGCACACAAAGAACGATAAATCTTGTGTTTGAGAGTTAGAGATTATACTTATACTGTATGATCGTTAAGTTATAAAAAGAGCAGACAATCAATAATTAGTTAGACAGAAAATCAAGTTAATCATGACTAGGTAATCATGAAATCCAACCTAATGATCATGCAATAAATTATCTCTaatgatgaaaaatttaagGTAAAATGTAATTACTTACTAATTGGGCTTAGGTTGTCACTAGTCAATGATTTATACCGAAATATACGAATATGGGTATGACATAATAAATTAGGTGATTTTGCATTTATTGTATCATTAATGCTTGAATTGTCGAAACTTTACTAATTTTGGCATTAAAGTACCTTACGTAAGTAACCTCCAAGCGTAACAAACGAGACATGGACGAACGATAACATGCAATATTTAAACTCCTTTTGTAAGCTATAAGACATCAGACCGTTGATCCCGACCCTCACACTTGAAACAATGTTACTGGGAAACTTACGGATAAACTTTTCTGCATCTAATTTccttttattgaaaaagaagttttaaatGATATTGAATAACTTTGATAGAACagttcaatctttttttttaggATGTATCCCAATCTCATTTCTAGGTTAGGCTTCCACCAATTATTCTTCAACTTTATCAAAATTCTATATTTCAAATGCAGCCAACCAAATCGAGACAAGATTAGAAATGTTAACtttattataacttattttattaatcatagACTTTTTTACATCAAACTACCAGAAAAAAGAGATTCTATGACGACTTATTAAGTTCACGAAGGCCTTAAAATTGTAGTAATTATGTACTAAAtgaacttttcttttaagtgtTAGTAGCTTGTAGAAACTTGACAGTTTAATATGTAGGTTTATGTATAATGTAATGTCATTTTACAATCTTTTGGacaatatttatattgtatatgtataattaatgttttaaatattattggacAATTGAATGTATGAAATGAATTCCATAGATTATTTATTCTGCtaaatttgttgatttttagAAACATTGAATGAATAAGATGGTAAAACATGGAAAAcctttaaaacaacatttttatgaTGTACATGACATTTCTATAATAGTAGCTTAATggtaaaaaatacatattatgaCAGGTGAACGAATGTATGTCATAGaaaattagatatattatgaTAAGCGAAGAGACATAAAAGACGAAGATACTATGATAGGTAAACAAAAGTACATCATAGTAGCCGAATATATTAATCAAAAGTATATCTTTGTAAGTTGAACATTCTAGTTAATCCAAAATACATCATAGTAAGCTAAACAtgctattatatattttttcgcTACGTCATATAATGTGAAAACCTTTTACCAAAACTATGACATGAAACCACCCATCATATGTTCATTTCACATAAAATGTCAATACCTAATATATTGGTGCATTTGTGTCAAATCTATagaatttttcaacaaaaaaaaattacatatgacGAATATATTTCCACATAAaaaaacatccaaaataattgaCATAAAAATGGTCTTTGTAACATTCGGACACTGACGAGAACAAAGATTTATCGTCAGTGTAAGAGGCACAAAGTGCGAGAAACACAAAAAAAGAATTAagactttttatttaaacttaaacttttttttgctaaatataaataattgttaacaAGTTGTTAAGACTTCTTGAGTTTAAAGTCTACCTAGCACCTAAccgttttatttttattagaagttaacaaaattgttaacaaatcattaaaaaattatcaataatttagtAGGGAGTGGTTAAAGATGGAaattcttcatatatatatatatatatatatatatatatatatatatatatatatcctatcaATTccatttaagattattttttccATCATATCTAAGTTCTTTACGTAATTTTATTTGATCAATACCTTTCATCCATTTCTACTTTATTACCATATAGATTATTTTAGCACCCACTTCATCAAAAGTTGAAAGATTTATGTGGTGCAAATGTAAGATATCTGTAAAGCAAAAAATAATGGATCAACTTTGGAAAATAGACAAAGCTACAAAAGTTAAACCCTTAGATTTTAATTCAAGATCGTGACATTTCCACTCATAAAAAGCAACAACATTTTGGACTATTAGCTCTGTCTAtcaacaacttttgtttttgtctctCAGTAAATGGATTTAAATTCACATGTATAAATTACccaatttttatttgataaaaacattatccacttttttttttttttactgttagGCTAACTAATGTTTGAACAACTAATTACTAATTATTTCAGTATTACCTAACTGTTTTATTATTAGCTAAATAAAGTCTATGATAGAGAATTAAAACGATGTTCTTTTgcaaaatgaatatataaggtagaagagaaaaagagaagaaaggaaaaaaaaagatagataatataataagttatgccgattgagaaagaagaaatagatagaaagaaattatactaaaaacatataaaaaatgagaCACAACAAGTCAAATAAAAATAGTCCAAGCATGTTTATTCATGATAACGTTTCCAAAATATGTACAAGCATTTTTAACAATGTCTATGGTTAAAAGTTTAAGGTAAATTAGAAATCTTACTTACAAAATaggtaaataaataatatacataaataaaaaaaataaatttattacttttggattttgacaatatttgttgaacatatAGATAAAACgagtttataattaaaatctcATCATTACAAACTTGTTAAAATAGATTAGTTTacttcttaaaaaatattaaattctattaaaacctattttatcaatatttattgtttgatgtttAATGATTCTATTGTATTAACAATTGAGCcattacttattaaaaaatgatttttttatcaatatttttataaattatatataatagtttattattgATTCGTTTTAAATAACCAGATGAATAAAATACTGACACATGatctattattaatatattagagtatttatttatttgtatttaattccatatatatatatatatattattaaaaattttatattgactaaaaaaagaaaataaatttataatatataaaaaaatacaaatttcactTTGAATTCTAGATGAGTTTTGCAAAagtaaatatgattaaaattacaattcttaaaaatatgataatctcttatattcattcatttacAAGTTATTTGTCCTGAATTTCGAATATCGCTCGAAAAAACCTACATAACTACTAATGCATTTTCTCTTAGTAAAGTAGCATAATATAGTTTACATGTAGCTTCATAACATACTTCAAGAGTCATTGCATTGTTTGTTGCATTGCACATTCCCAATTAACACTGTTTATTTCATCACCTCATGTCATAGTTGAATATGAAGAAAACAACATATGTATATGTCCTTCATACGATGAACCATGAAACAGCAAAAATAACACTTAAGAAGCTGCATATATCTTATGTGTTTTATCTCCCAAACAGTGAACGAATAGCACGTACGAACTGGAAAACAGCGAAAACAATGAAAGCAATGCCTACCAAAGTGGAACTTGCTCTCCAAGGGTCTCTGAAGTAAACCAACCAAAGAGCTGCCATGGTGCGGTTCCAAACATTCTGGTAATGCTTGTTCAGTTCATTGATAGTCTCAAAGTAACACGTTGAGTTTGTCACAACATGTTTGCTCAGACTGTTGACAAGGGTTGCCACTTCCTTATCACTCCCCAACTCATGCACGATCACTTCCTTTTCAACCAGCAACTCCACATCAAGCTGAGTGTGTATAAGAGAGTCGATGAGATTGACATAATTGCAAATGTAAGGCTTATCAGGATAGTGGCACTGCTCAAAGGCAATCAGGTTCCTCAGCACACATTCAGTTGTGTGATCCACCTTCAACTGGGGGATCCTAAAACGTGCCTTGAAGTGGTTCAAGTATGGCAAGCAACCTAAGCAAAGAAAGGAACTCAGAAATGGCTTCTTCTCAAAAGTTATGTCTAGCAACCTTCTGTTCATATGCTTCTCAAAGCTCACTCCTGATTCTTGCAACTTTGTTGCCGTTCTTAACACATGAAGTGCACAATCATTTCTGCGACCCCAATCTGTTGGAAGGTAAAAGTACCTTCAAAAAATTGGTGGACAACATCATCTCATCACATGCTAGTTATAGCACCCACACAAACAGAAAATATAGacaaatttaaaacatcaaaatgtCAGTTGAATCATACCTTATCAGATCAGTGAAGTGTTTAGTGCTCTTGTTGCATCTATCTTTGTTCTTTGACTTAGAATGTTTCTTGGAACTTCGGAGTGAGCCACTGAAGTAGTTTTTCCTTGACTGGTTTTTGTCAAGAACACGTTTGGTTTCATCAGAAGAAGACATCTGGGTGTCATAGAATGCAAAGTACTCGATGGCAAGATCAACAAACCCTGCATTGTGTTCATCCTTCTTGCTGTCACCAGGGACAACAGTGTCGTAGAGTCTCTGAAGCACAAAAAAGGGTATCTGATTCTCCAACAAGATCAAGTCCCTTGTGATGTTCTTGCTGAGCCATGACTGTGTCAAGATGAGATCATCACTGTGTTTCACCCTAAAAGATTTGGTCTGCTTGTAATCGTGCTCGTGCTTGGATCTCTCAGATTTCCAGTGACAGTTCCTCAGCAAGAGTTCCATGATGAACACTGCATCGAGCAGCATCATGTCGACGAACTTCTCTCTGGAGATGTCAGGGAATTTATCTGCATAACATTCTCTgatgttttcttccttttcttggAGGTATTGCTTGAAGCTCTTCATGGCTTGTTCGTTTGAGACACGTTCCCAGAAGAAGTGGAAGTAACTTTTCTTGTGCTCTTGCATTGGCTGGAGTTGGTGTTTGGTGAGATGAATTGGGCCAATTGAGATCCACTCAGGAGTGTACGCATCCTCGTTCACCTTTCGGAGATTGTAAGGAACCTTGTAGATGCTGCACTCGGACAACCTTAGCTCCTCCAGCTCTGGCATGTCGATGATGTGTTTCACCATCTCAAATTCGGTTTCAGACAGTGAAGAACCACAGGTTTTGTAAGCATTTGCCATTGTTGCAGAAACCAGCTTCAGCTCAACTTGCTTTTtatcaaaatggaaaaaccaAGCTTCTGTTGTCTGCATTATAATCATTGTTTAAAGGATTAAATTAAACTACTGGATTAGTCTcacaattatttgaaattttttaaatgaatttataaattatttcctTTAATGTAGTccttaattatgtatttttaaaacgTTGTAAATTTCACCAAGACCcaggtaaaaaaaataaaattgatagaCTTCTCGTTTTTATGTTATAcacaaatttattatcaaaagaCATAATAACTATGGCTGGTGATATGTTTGCactctatttttcttatattgtcATTTGACACTCCTAAAAAATATATCCAGTAATTGATGCATCTCAAAGATCATGCAAATACATAATATGCAAGATATCACCAAAGGGAAAGAACACAGCAGAAACTGTGACTAAAACTTGAAAAGATAAACTAAAAACTGGAAAACTTGAGAACCTGTTTGAGtggagaaattatttgaagAGTTTGAGGTTTTCTGTTCTTCTTCAGTAGCAGCCACCTTTGTCCATGTTCATGTTTTGTGAGTGTGAGTGTGGCCTTTTATGTTGGCCAAAAGGGGAAACTGATGAAGACTTCATGCCACTTTATTCAATAATCAATGCATGTTTTTGTTTGGTAGCTTCttcaaacaattatttaaaaatgattgagGACTTTAAAGTATAtggaaaacataatattattgatgattttttttagagagtgaaagaaaaaggagataaagctttttcttcattttatctCAGATTATTAAAGTGATATTTTCTGTTGTACCAACTAGAGAGTCAATAATGTTTggaaaattaaaagtaaaaatattaaacaaaactagaattatactaatttatataaaattttaacactatACTTTAATACTTTGAATAGGAAAATGATGAACATTTCCAACTTTATCATATGTGAAATAGTTTGTGATGATATTTTTCTAATGTAGATGACGTCGATGCTGATCTATTATAGATGCGTCACGTCTTTGTATGAAAAACAAATTGGTCATactttaaagaaatatatttaatatataaatttttagtttgatTCATTATTATAGCAAGCTTTTGGTCcattcatattaaattatatatatatatatatatatatatatatatatatatatatatattttgttaaaaatttcatatctaCTATAAATAAAGTTCATTCATATAATATAAGTGAATATAAactttatcttaaaaattagatttattagattaaattaagtttaatgtCTACCGTATATATGTTTGGAGTCCGATAAaatgaaacattattttaattaaactctGTTCCTAAAAGACTATTTTCAATTAAGAATTTAATCTGTacgttaattttatattattaattgattgaaaattaatgtatgaaagacaaaaaaaaaatgggcaATTATCAGCAGAAACATAACATTGACTCATCATCCACCAACAAGATGGAAAGGAAAAGTGTAGAAACATCATAtccatataataattaatacctTGCATATGCAATTAATTTCCTCAAAACGTTTTTCCATAACATGTTAGTGGACGAAAAGCTTAATGTttcttattgttttctttttaatattttgtatagatagcttaaatgtatttattttgtaagttgGATTCATCCTAgttctaaattttgatatatttttaattcataaattttaaaaataaataaatataatttaaagtctAAAATAGTTCTGTCTACACAAAGAAAAgttttatcaattattaaagCATGATTTCATGATTTGTAAGAAATAGATTTTACCATAATAAACTCTCATGAAAACTTCTTTTTTCACTAGTGATCGAAGAACCTAACGTTATCTTCCACCTTATTAAAATCTCTAAAGTTTTCAGCACgtttaaaagtttgaagaattAGATCATAGTCTCATGTATAAGATATGATAAATTTGCTGTAAACAAAGTAATATACAATGCAGATCATTTATGATAGTCATAACATTTCTTTTGCTCATCCTTCTTTCATCTGTCATCTGATATAAAATTCACTGCATTGCCTCACAGCTGTATATCACTCATAAATTCAATGAAGTTGCATCAAGTCTTTCTGAGTCAACCTCTTTGGCCAACATAAAATGAGAGAGAAATGGAGTCACCCTTTCAAGGGAAAAAATTTCCAATTTCTCAAGCTGTCTCCATTTTTTGTCTGTCTATTTTGGTGTTTTAATCATGGTTGTATTATAGCTACAATagttaaaacatatttacatatttttcttcctattcATGCGTTATATAATAGAACGAAGTCAGtgttattctaaaaaataaaaaataaaaaaaaaatcatttttttaatattgggTTACCTTGCATGGGATAAACAAAATCTAGGTcaaatttaaacctaaaaaatggAACCTTGAATGGAGAGCTATGGTTACATATCTTGAATGTGTactatatatatgattttccaatttttaatattttgtactATAGTTTACTAATATCTTAATAGAAATcctttaaattgttaaataatttttatatatattgaatataacTTAGAAGATGATTAAATGGTGTGTTGTGTAGTCACAAATGTAGGTTTACTTCTCATTTATTCTTAATAcagacaaaaatatttattatataggaAGATAAGGTAACCATATATATTGAGTGTTAGGGTGGTGATACATAAATATGCCTTTTGCCCTGCTTAAGAAATAATCTTTcgtaaaaattatgatattgtttacttttttatactttaaaagatatttggttttagtttctatttttcaagagtgttaaagttaattttatgtgacaaataatattattttaattatttttaatttaaaagtataatatattattaaaaaagagtattaaataaatttacttaaggagactaaaaaaataaaaaataaaaaataaaaaataaacgcTTTCTTTGGGGTTAGGTGGAGTCATTTACGAATTCGCGTGTTGCCGTATGCTGTATGGTTGAAACTTTGATTGAAGACAAATGACTTTCACTGTACGATGATTGCTTCGTACTTTGGTTCTTGTTCCTGTGTATGTACTAAACTCATGTGTCTGCAGATTCTAAGGAAATTGAAACTGGGTTGCTGCAACAATGGGCGTGCATTCTGGTTCTTCGTCACATGAACCCAAATCTCTTGAGCTGGTAAAACACGTGATCGACATTGGAGTCCCAGAAAAGCTAAGGTTGTCTGAGCGTAGCATCTACAAGGTTCCATTCAATCTCCGAGAAGTGAACAAGGATGCATACACTCCTTACTGCATCTCAATAGGCCCAATTCACTTCGAAGGTGTAAACCTCAAAACAATGCAAGAACACAAGCTGAGATACTATCTATTCTTCTTGGATCGTGTCTCAAACGGACAAGCCATTATGAAGAGCTTCGAGCACTACCTCCAGAACAAAGAACAAGAGATTCGACGATGCTATTCGGAGAAGTTCACATTGTCCACAGAGAAATTCGTAGCCATGATGCTGTTGGATGCTGTGTTCATCATGGAGCTTTTCTTGAGAAACTATGAGTCGAAATCAAAATCGTTTGATGATGATCTCATCATGAAACAGTCCTGGCTCGCTCGTGACATCGCCAGGGACTTGATCCTTCTGGAAAATCAAATAcccttttttgttttgttggaacTCTACGAAAAGGTTG from Vigna radiata var. radiata cultivar VC1973A chromosome 9, Vradiata_ver6, whole genome shotgun sequence carries:
- the LOC106772930 gene encoding UPF0481 protein At3g47200 produces the protein MANAYKTCGSSLSETEFEMVKHIIDMPELEELRLSECSIYKVPYNLRKVNEDAYTPEWISIGPIHLTKHQLQPMQEHKKSYFHFFWERVSNEQAMKSFKQYLQEKEENIRECYADKFPDISREKFVDMMLLDAVFIMELLLRNCHWKSERSKHEHDYKQTKSFRVKHSDDLILTQSWLSKNITRDLILLENQIPFFVLQRLYDTVVPGDSKKDEHNAGFVDLAIEYFAFYDTQMSSSDETKRVLDKNQSRKNYFSGSLRSSKKHSKSKNKDRCNKSTKHFTDLIRYFYLPTDWGRRNDCALHVLRTATKLQESGVSFEKHMNRRLLDITFEKKPFLSSFLCLGCLPYLNHFKARFRIPQLKVDHTTECVLRNLIAFEQCHYPDKPYICNYVNLIDSLIHTQLDVELLVEKEVIVHELGSDKEVATLVNSLSKHVVTNSTCYFETINELNKHYQNVWNRTMAALWLVYFRDPWRASSTLVGIAFIVFAVFQFVRAIRSLFGR